TGTTAGCCAGTCTTGCTAACGCAAAAGCTGGCGATATCGTGCTATTGCACGGTTGCTGCCATAATCCAACCGGTATTGACCTCACGATCGACCAATGGCGTCAAATTGGCGAGTTATGTGTTAAGCAGCAGCTAGTGCCTTTATTTGATTTTGCTTATCAGGGTTTCGGCGCGGGTATTGAAGAAGATGCGCAAGGTCTACGCACCGTTGCTGCGCAAGTGTCTGAGCTTATCGTTGCTAACTCATTTTCTAAGAACTTTGGTTTATACAATGAACGTATTGGCGCAGTTACCTTAGTAGCAGTAAATAGCGAAGAAGCTGAGCGCGCATTTAGCCAGGTTAAGAAAACCATTCGCTCTAGCTACTCAAACCCACCTGCACATGGCGGCTTAATTGTGTCGACAATTTTAGCCGACGCTGAGCTTCGCGCTGAGTGGGAGCAAGAGCTTGCACAAATGCGTAGCCGTATTGCCCAGATGCGCGAGCTGTTTGTTGCCACATTGGCAGCAGAGGGGGTGACCCAAGACTTCAGCTTTATTGCCAAACAAAATGGTATGTTTAGTTTCTCTGGCCTAAGCAAAGAGCAAGTGGCGCGACTAAAAGACGAGTTTGGTGTGTATATTGTTGGCTCTGGCCGCATCAGTGTCGCTGGCTTAACAAAGGCAAACTTACCAGTTGTGTGTAAAGCGATTGCACAAGTGCTTTAGCTATTAGTTACTAGATACCAAATACTAAACACATAGTAAAAACGAGCACTTAGGTGCTCGTTTTTTGTTTTTACTTATGCAATTAGTTACCCAAGCCAAACAAGAATAGATTTCTGTTTTATGACGAGTTCGGTTTATAATCCATGCAAATTATTGCGATAAGGATGACAGCTTGAAAACAGGTCGCGTTGGAAAATTTACCCTAGCTTTGGCAACCATAGTAGTACTGATTATTGTGTTTAGAGCAGGAGTGATCCCATTTATTGATAAACAGTTACCTAGTATTTCAAGAGTCATTAAATCTGAAGTTGAAAAAGACGAGACACCACTGCCAGACTTTAAAGCGGTGGACGATGTCACTCAGAAAAAATTGACCTTTTTTAACTACTTTCGCCCATTAGTGATTGAAGAAAACACCATGATCATTAATGAGCGCAAACAAATCCAATCTATTCTTGCCCACCTGCAAGAAGGCGAGCAGCTCACTGCAGCAGAAAAGCTTCAACTTGATAGAATCGCTAAACGTTACCGACTGGCGGGTAAAGACATTGGCATTAAACAGCTCAGGCAGTTGTTGCTTAAAGTCGACACTATCCCTGTTGAACTTGTGCTGGTACAAGCCGCCAATGAAAGCGGTTGGGGTAGCTCGCGCTTTTCACAAAAAGGTAATAACTATTTTGGTCAGTGGTGCTTCTCAAAAGGTTGCGGTCTCGTGCCATTGTCGCGTACACCGGGGTTGAACCATGAGGTAGCGGTGTTTGACTCACCGAAAGACTCAGTAATCGCCTATATGAATAACCTAAACAACAATCAGGCATACAAGATGTTTCGCTCAATTCGAGCTGATCTTCGTGCCCAGCACATAGAGCCTACTGCCGAAGAGTTAGTTTATGGGCTTATGCATTATTCTGAGCGTAAACAAGCTTATATCGACGAGCTACTCGATATGCTGCGTCACAATAAAAAACTATTACAAGGAACCGCCGTCAATGCGTAAAGCAGTTATTGTCGCATTATCTGTTACTGGTCTTTTCACAACTAGCCTGTTTTCCAGTGTTGCTTACAGTGAAACTATCTCACTCGAATACAACGGCTTTTATGACAAGCTTAAGCGTGCTCATAAGAGTAATCATCCATTAGTTGATTTAGTCTTTTCTGTGCCTGAAAAACCGGGCTGCAAGATAGTGAGTGGCGATATACGTACAGAGAAGCAACAGTTCCCACTGACCTATAACGCTGAGCAGCGACTATTTATTCCTTACGACCCGCAGCTTAAATCTGATCGCGCCTTGATCAACCTAACCGTTGATGGCGATGGTAAACAGTGTGGGATAGCGGTGCAAGTGCGCGCGAAATCAGTTAAGCAGAGTTACTCAGCAAGCGAGCTAACAGACCTGATGGCAGACATGGATAAACTGCTTGATAGCTTACTGGGTTTTCCGATGAAGTATTTTTCTGATCCTGTTGCGGGCATTAAGCTGCAATTTGAATCAGAGCTTAACAGTGTGTTGATCGATGGCAAATCAGTGGAATTAGAGCAATCTATGCAAGGTGAACACTACAGTGCAACCTTAACTCGTGAGTTAATCGAAAACGCGAAGCAGGTCGAGTTTAGTCAAATGCCAACGGTGATCAGCCCCCATTTGAATTAGTTCGCTTACATTTAGTTATAAGAGGTTAGGGCCTATTGATCTTTCAAGATTATTTTTACAGCTGCTTGTTGGAAATTTATACAAGGCAACGACTTTGATGTGTGGTTATTCCACATGAGTAAGTCGTTAACATAGTAGAAATGACAACAAGCGCTGCCTGAAAGGTTCGTTTAAAAGCACTTTACTCATTATTGCGAGCGAATTTGTGTAGGTGACTAGACGTCATCGCTCACGCCTCAATTAAAGTGCTTTTAATTCGAACAAATTCTAATCAGCAAAGATTAACAGGCCCTAGTCAAGCACAAAAAAACAGCCTCATTTGAGGCTGTTTTTGTTTCAGAGTCGATATTTATTTCGCTATGTCTAGACCAAGCTTATGGCTGGAAGGTCTCCACCACATCAATGCGCTGGCCTCTATCAGGTGCAGCTTCATCAAGATTAATGTGGCCGCTGTTACTGATATCTAAGAAATCAAATGCTGGCAAGTCAGCTTCAGCCACGTCGCCCTTCATTGGTGCATTTGG
This DNA window, taken from Shewanella maritima, encodes the following:
- a CDS encoding glucosaminidase domain-containing protein; the encoded protein is MKTGRVGKFTLALATIVVLIIVFRAGVIPFIDKQLPSISRVIKSEVEKDETPLPDFKAVDDVTQKKLTFFNYFRPLVIEENTMIINERKQIQSILAHLQEGEQLTAAEKLQLDRIAKRYRLAGKDIGIKQLRQLLLKVDTIPVELVLVQAANESGWGSSRFSQKGNNYFGQWCFSKGCGLVPLSRTPGLNHEVAVFDSPKDSVIAYMNNLNNNQAYKMFRSIRADLRAQHIEPTAEELVYGLMHYSERKQAYIDELLDMLRHNKKLLQGTAVNA
- a CDS encoding amino acid aminotransferase, which codes for MIFSNVTQAPADPILGLTDAFKADTRPTKVNLGVGIYKDEAGQTPVLSSVKKAEAKLIEIEKSKSYLGIDGVQAYNQAVQALLFGDASPIIADKRARTAQAPGGTGSLRMAAEFLVNNTSADTIWVSNPTWANHQSIFSAAGLNIETYDYYVAEQHDIDFDAMLASLANAKAGDIVLLHGCCHNPTGIDLTIDQWRQIGELCVKQQLVPLFDFAYQGFGAGIEEDAQGLRTVAAQVSELIVANSFSKNFGLYNERIGAVTLVAVNSEEAERAFSQVKKTIRSSYSNPPAHGGLIVSTILADAELRAEWEQELAQMRSRIAQMRELFVATLAAEGVTQDFSFIAKQNGMFSFSGLSKEQVARLKDEFGVYIVGSGRISVAGLTKANLPVVCKAIAQVL
- a CDS encoding DUF2987 domain-containing protein yields the protein MRKAVIVALSVTGLFTTSLFSSVAYSETISLEYNGFYDKLKRAHKSNHPLVDLVFSVPEKPGCKIVSGDIRTEKQQFPLTYNAEQRLFIPYDPQLKSDRALINLTVDGDGKQCGIAVQVRAKSVKQSYSASELTDLMADMDKLLDSLLGFPMKYFSDPVAGIKLQFESELNSVLIDGKSVELEQSMQGEHYSATLTRELIENAKQVEFSQMPTVISPHLN